One genomic segment of Deinococcus sp. HSC-46F16 includes these proteins:
- a CDS encoding ABC transporter ATP-binding protein has protein sequence MTHAPSGFRARLTRRGAGATLTPPAPAAAAATLADPAAPLLEIAALTKSYAPGLPPVLEALDLRVVPGELITLLGPSGCGKTTTLRLIAGLETPDSGSIRIAGREMTAPPVPPERRGVGLVFQDYALFPHLTVLGNVLFGLSGLPRAERLARARETLALVGLTVFEGRYPHQLSGGQQQRVALARALAPRPALLLLDEPFSNLDAQLRHSTRQEVRAILRQSGTTAILVTHDQEEALAFSDRLVVMRAGKVEQIGPPHEVYAHPRTAFVANFLGRSNLLSGTANGHLARTALGDLPLEESAQGAVLVSVRPEHLAFARPGEDGTPVTIVAREYKGHDVTYAVRLGGQELLVHTSGQEVWPEGEEVRVRVTCPARAVQ, from the coding sequence ATGACCCACGCCCCTTCCGGCTTCCGTGCCCGGCTGACCCGCCGGGGAGCGGGCGCGACCCTGACGCCCCCGGCTCCTGCCGCTGCTGCCGCGACCCTGGCCGACCCCGCCGCGCCGCTGCTGGAGATCGCGGCCCTGACCAAAAGTTACGCGCCGGGCCTGCCCCCCGTGCTGGAGGCGCTGGACCTGCGGGTGGTGCCCGGCGAGCTGATCACGCTGCTGGGGCCATCGGGCTGCGGCAAGACGACCACCCTGCGGCTGATCGCGGGGCTGGAGACGCCCGACAGCGGCAGCATCCGCATCGCGGGCCGCGAGATGACCGCCCCGCCCGTGCCCCCGGAGCGGCGCGGCGTCGGCCTGGTGTTTCAGGACTACGCCCTCTTCCCGCACCTCACCGTATTGGGGAATGTGCTGTTCGGCCTGTCCGGGTTGCCCCGTGCCGAGCGGTTGGCCCGCGCCCGTGAGACGCTCGCGCTCGTCGGCCTGACCGTCTTCGAGGGCCGCTACCCGCATCAACTCTCGGGCGGGCAGCAGCAGCGGGTGGCGCTGGCCCGTGCGCTGGCGCCCCGGCCCGCGCTGCTGCTGCTGGACGAGCCCTTCTCCAACCTCGACGCCCAACTGCGCCACTCCACCCGGCAGGAGGTCCGCGCCATCCTGCGCCAGAGCGGGACCACCGCCATCCTGGTGACCCACGACCAGGAGGAAGCGCTGGCCTTTTCCGACCGCCTCGTCGTGATGCGGGCGGGCAAGGTGGAACAGATCGGCCCCCCGCACGAGGTCTATGCCCACCCGCGCACCGCGTTTGTCGCCAACTTCCTGGGGCGCAGCAACCTGCTGTCGGGTACTGCCAACGGCCATCTGGCCCGCACCGCCCTGGGCGACCTGCCGCTGGAGGAATCCGCGCAGGGAGCGGTCCTCGTGAGCGTGCGCCCGGAGCATCTGGCCTTCGCGCGGCCCGGCGAGGACGGCACCCCGGTTACCATCGTGGCCCGCGAGTACAAGGGGCATGACGTGACCTACGCAGTGCGGCTGGGCGGCCAGGAATTGCTCGTCCACACCTCGGGCCAGGAGGTCTGGCCGGAGGGCGAGGAAGTCCGCGTGCGCGTGACCTGTCCGGCGCGGGCGGTGCAGTAG